The following are encoded together in the Brassica napus cultivar Da-Ae chromosome A9, Da-Ae, whole genome shotgun sequence genome:
- the LOC106365349 gene encoding ethylene-responsive transcription factor ERF017-like: protein MEEEGSSMQSKYKGVRKRKWGKWVSEIRLPNSRERIWLGSYDTPEKAARAFDAALFCLRGSNANFNFPDNPPAISGGGNMSRSEIREAAARFANSEENVAREKDEEMMQQECTTPSAASSSMMMMTMDVDDSEFLSMLPTVGSGNFAADFGLFPGFMIG from the coding sequence ATGGAGGAGGAAGGATCGTCGATGCAGTCAAAGTACAAAGGAGTGAGGAAGAGGAAGTGGGGGAAATGGGTTTCGGAGATCAGACTTCCCAACAGCAGAGAACGCATATGGTTGGGGTCTTACGACACCCCCGAGAAGGCGGCGCGTGCCTTCGACGCTGCTCTCTTCTGCCTCCGAGGAAGCAACGCGAACTTCAACTTCCCCGATAATCCTCCGGCGATCAGCGGCGGAGGAAACATGTCGCGGTCGGAGATCCGAGAAGCGGCTGCGAGGTTCGCTAACTCGGAGGAGAATGTCGCGAGGGAGAAGGACGAGGAGATGATGCAGCAAGAGTGTACTACACCCTCGGCGGCTTCGTcgtcgatgatgatgatgacgatggACGTTGATGACTCGGAGTTTTTGAGTATGCTTCCGACGGTTGGTTCGGGTAATTTCGCTGCCGATTTCGGGTTGTTTCCCGGGTTTATGATAGGATAG